One window of the Granulicella arctica genome contains the following:
- a CDS encoding uroporphyrinogen-III synthase, producing MAHASFDGLRVLSLESRRAKEVEKLIRTYGGEPFVVPAMREVKLESNVQALEFAERLIRGEIDVVIFLTGVGVRALLEIVETKFERETFLAALRRVKIVTRGSKPEAALRELKIQSVASAQEPSTWHELLEAMERYFGATLQTQRVALQEYGASNPELLAELTERTASVIKVPVYQWALPLDLQPLRECIQELAHGKVDIILFTTAVQIIHLMIVAQQTNAVADLMRGLRSVVVVSVGPTTTAELLHYGITPDFEPSRPKMGFLINEAAQYSAQTLRQKRERAASIGFDLLPEELPTEHLPTTPASIPRPPRSVRKVAESTPTMAGFTDGLNSFEFLHEISSRIAAADPLHTVLDRIVDFVATMIPCDSCFIYVLEDEKLVLRASRNPHADLVDRLDVKLGQGITGWVAQHREPVAIASKASDDPRFTPFKNVPEDAFEAMLCTPVLCATRVVGVINLQHRLSYSHSEVEVRLLSMIGFLVGAEIERARLETENSQLSDRLETRKAVDRAKGVLQRDLNLSEDEAYRLMQRESRQRRRSMREIADAILLSDDMKKSRASA from the coding sequence ATGGCGCATGCAAGCTTCGATGGACTACGAGTTTTATCGCTTGAGTCACGTCGTGCAAAAGAAGTCGAGAAGCTGATCCGCACCTACGGGGGCGAACCCTTCGTGGTGCCAGCGATGCGCGAGGTCAAACTGGAATCGAACGTTCAGGCGCTCGAGTTCGCAGAGCGGCTCATCCGCGGCGAGATCGACGTTGTCATCTTCCTGACAGGTGTTGGCGTACGGGCTCTCCTCGAGATCGTCGAGACAAAGTTCGAGCGCGAGACGTTCCTTGCAGCTCTCCGCAGGGTAAAGATTGTTACTCGCGGATCGAAGCCCGAGGCGGCGCTGCGCGAGTTGAAGATCCAGTCGGTAGCAAGTGCGCAAGAGCCCAGCACCTGGCACGAATTGCTCGAAGCGATGGAGCGCTACTTCGGCGCAACGCTCCAAACACAGCGTGTGGCCCTGCAGGAGTATGGCGCTTCAAACCCGGAACTGCTTGCGGAGTTGACGGAGCGCACTGCCTCCGTCATCAAGGTGCCGGTTTATCAGTGGGCCTTGCCGCTTGACTTGCAGCCATTGCGGGAGTGTATCCAGGAACTTGCTCATGGCAAGGTGGACATCATTCTCTTCACGACGGCGGTGCAGATTATTCACCTGATGATCGTGGCACAGCAGACGAACGCCGTCGCGGACCTGATGCGCGGGCTGCGTTCGGTCGTCGTCGTCTCTGTAGGGCCGACGACCACGGCTGAACTACTGCACTACGGCATTACGCCGGACTTCGAACCCTCCCGCCCGAAGATGGGCTTCCTGATCAACGAGGCCGCTCAATACTCTGCGCAAACGTTGCGACAGAAGCGTGAGCGGGCTGCTTCGATCGGCTTCGATCTGCTTCCTGAAGAGCTGCCTACAGAGCATCTACCGACAACGCCCGCGAGCATTCCACGGCCTCCGCGCTCAGTTCGCAAGGTGGCTGAATCGACGCCAACGATGGCAGGCTTCACCGACGGACTCAACTCATTCGAATTTCTACACGAGATATCGAGTCGCATCGCTGCTGCTGACCCGCTTCATACGGTGCTTGATCGTATCGTCGATTTTGTGGCGACGATGATTCCGTGTGACTCCTGTTTCATCTACGTGCTTGAGGACGAGAAGCTTGTTCTGCGTGCTTCGCGCAATCCTCACGCCGATCTGGTAGACCGGCTCGACGTCAAGCTGGGGCAGGGAATTACCGGTTGGGTGGCGCAGCATCGTGAGCCGGTGGCGATTGCTTCGAAGGCCTCAGATGATCCTCGTTTTACGCCGTTCAAAAATGTTCCAGAGGATGCCTTCGAGGCGATGCTGTGTACGCCGGTTCTCTGCGCTACGCGCGTCGTTGGCGTCATCAACCTGCAGCACCGGCTGTCGTATAGCCATAGCGAGGTCGAGGTTCGACTTCTCTCGATGATCGGCTTTCTTGTTGGCGCGGAGATTGAACGAGCGCGGTTGGAGACTGAGAATTCGCAGCTTTCGGACCGCCTTGAGACGCGCAAGGCTGTCGATCGTGCCAAGGGTGTCCTGCAGCGGGATCTCAATCTTTCCGAGGATGAGGCCTATCGGCTGATGCAGCGCGAAAGTCGGCAGCGGCGCCGGTCGATGCGGGAGATCGCCGACGCCATTCTGCTTAGCGATGACATGAAGAAGAGTCGAGCGTCGGCCTAG
- a CDS encoding sulfite reductase subunit alpha, which produces MSIVPFIPDSAPFAPAQRAWLNGFLAGLYSTAEAAPAAAATTVSRDVAVLYASQTGTSERLAKKIAKELKLKGHVARVTSLEGYAPSALATEECALMLVSTYGEGDPPDPARSFFDLLCGDTAPRLDRLNYSVLALGDSHYEHFCKFGVDLDQQLAKLGASQLAPTVLCDVEVDETFEVWKADLLQRLVQATVASVASTTASAAPMAVATSLYHRDHPFAAELLEKRALTCDVSSKQTLHLAFSLRDSDLTYEAGDALAVLPANEPSLVHEILTFVGLSGEEVVELPKVGNCTISEALGTRLQITRLSRKLVDAYGKDGSCDRLLALLKPEQQTHLDQYLYDRGLIDLLHEYPGVLTSAQRLADLLPKLAPRLYSISSSPKAHAGEVHATVAVVRYRSHNRERGGVCSTMFADRAEVGSRLPVYIQQNKKFRLPSDNTAPIIMIGPGTGIAPFRAFLHERCATNATGRNWLFFGERSAATDFLYREELEQMTTGGLLTRLDTAFSRDQAHKIYVQDRMVESGAELFAWLEEGASVYVCGDAARMAKDVDLALHTVIEQHGGRDTEAAKDYVQNLHDSKRYHRDVY; this is translated from the coding sequence ATGAGCATCGTTCCCTTCATCCCGGATTCCGCTCCCTTTGCACCCGCGCAGCGCGCATGGCTCAACGGCTTCCTGGCAGGCCTCTACTCGACCGCAGAAGCCGCACCCGCCGCCGCCGCAACAACAGTCAGTCGCGATGTGGCCGTCCTCTATGCCTCTCAGACAGGCACCAGCGAGCGCCTCGCAAAGAAGATCGCCAAGGAGCTGAAGCTAAAGGGCCACGTCGCCCGCGTTACGTCACTCGAAGGATATGCGCCATCAGCCCTCGCGACGGAGGAGTGCGCGCTGATGCTGGTGAGCACCTATGGTGAGGGTGATCCGCCTGATCCCGCGCGAAGCTTCTTCGATCTGCTATGCGGCGACACAGCACCACGCCTCGACAGGTTAAACTACTCCGTCCTCGCCCTCGGCGACAGCCACTACGAGCACTTCTGCAAGTTCGGCGTTGATCTCGACCAACAGCTTGCGAAGCTAGGTGCAAGCCAGCTCGCCCCCACCGTTCTGTGTGATGTAGAAGTCGATGAAACGTTCGAAGTATGGAAGGCAGATCTCCTGCAACGGCTCGTCCAGGCAACTGTAGCGTCCGTTGCATCCACTACCGCAAGCGCTGCGCCGATGGCCGTCGCCACCAGCCTCTATCATCGCGACCATCCGTTCGCCGCAGAGCTACTGGAGAAGCGCGCACTCACCTGCGACGTGTCCAGCAAGCAGACGCTGCATCTTGCTTTCTCCCTGCGAGACTCTGACCTGACATACGAGGCAGGGGATGCACTCGCTGTACTTCCAGCGAATGAGCCGTCACTGGTCCACGAGATTCTGACGTTCGTTGGATTGAGCGGCGAAGAGGTCGTCGAGTTGCCGAAGGTCGGCAACTGCACGATCTCCGAGGCCCTTGGCACGCGCCTTCAGATCACGCGACTTAGCCGGAAGCTCGTCGATGCCTACGGTAAAGATGGAAGCTGCGACCGCCTGCTCGCGCTGCTCAAACCAGAACAACAGACGCATCTGGATCAATACCTCTACGACCGCGGCCTGATCGATCTGCTCCACGAATACCCTGGTGTCCTCACAAGTGCGCAGCGGCTCGCGGATCTTCTGCCGAAGCTTGCGCCACGGCTTTACTCAATCTCCTCCAGCCCCAAAGCGCATGCCGGAGAGGTTCACGCAACGGTTGCCGTTGTTCGCTATCGCTCGCACAACCGCGAGCGCGGCGGCGTCTGCTCAACCATGTTTGCTGACCGTGCCGAGGTGGGTAGCCGCCTGCCGGTGTACATCCAGCAGAATAAGAAGTTTCGCCTGCCATCGGACAACACTGCGCCCATCATCATGATTGGACCGGGCACCGGCATCGCCCCGTTCCGCGCCTTTCTGCATGAGCGTTGTGCCACGAACGCGACAGGCCGCAATTGGCTCTTCTTCGGCGAGCGCAGCGCCGCCACCGACTTCCTCTACCGCGAAGAGTTGGAGCAGATGACGACAGGCGGTCTGCTCACCCGGCTCGACACCGCCTTCTCCCGCGATCAGGCGCACAAGATTTATGTGCAGGATCGCATGGTGGAATCCGGTGCGGAGCTCTTCGCATGGCTTGAAGAGGGTGCGAGCGTCTACGTCTGCGGCGATGCAGCGCGCATGGCGAAGGATGTCGACCTCGCTCTGCACACCGTAATCGAGCAGCACGGCGGACGCGACACAGAAGCTGCAAAGGACTACGTGCAGAACCTCCACGACAGCAAACGCTACCACCGCGACGTCTACTAG
- a CDS encoding NirA family protein: MSSQIASLAGQGGWNPAAGETFTLEQKQYLEGFFAGVTQRIPFVGRTEQGLITADATSGAANEAAHFHGTAVDDLCREETWKYEENPLDIWDKLLEHAKEDKAPAPDDLFRFKFHGLFYVAPAQDSFMLRLRVPSAVMTAAQMRGLAQMAADWGSGRTDITTRANLQIREFQPRDIVRVLNKVQALGMSSRGSGADNIRNITASPITGLDPHELLDARPYADALAHYILNSRDLFGLPRKFNVAFDSGGAISVVADTNDIGFIAVRIAEGSSAPPGIYFRIVLCGITGHRQFASDCGVILQPHEAVAVAAAMIRVFAENGDRTDRKKARLKYLVDRWGVDKFLEETEKRLAFPLLRIPESACVPRNPIDRAGHIGIHPQAQDGLSYIGVSVPVGQLPVAQMIAVAEIAERFGSGELRLTVWQNLIIPNIPADRLEEAQQALLAAGLNFTAGAVLSGTVACTGNKGCRFAATDTKTHAVALAKHLDERFSLTQPVNLHVTGCPHSCAQHYIGDIGLLGVKIGGEEGYQVSLGGGSDQDQGLARELIPAIRFTELPPIMERLFTAFDQQRTSADETFLAFSRRHSIEDLRSFAEVDSL; encoded by the coding sequence ATGTCATCGCAGATCGCATCCCTTGCAGGTCAAGGCGGCTGGAACCCTGCTGCGGGTGAAACATTCACGCTCGAGCAGAAACAATATCTCGAAGGCTTCTTTGCTGGCGTCACCCAGCGCATCCCGTTCGTCGGCAGGACCGAACAGGGCCTGATCACGGCCGATGCGACCTCGGGCGCAGCAAACGAGGCGGCTCACTTCCACGGAACCGCCGTCGACGATCTCTGCCGCGAGGAGACCTGGAAGTACGAGGAAAATCCGCTCGATATCTGGGACAAACTGCTCGAGCACGCCAAGGAAGACAAAGCACCTGCACCGGACGATCTCTTCCGCTTCAAGTTCCACGGCCTCTTCTATGTAGCACCCGCTCAGGACTCGTTCATGCTTCGGCTGCGCGTTCCAAGCGCCGTCATGACCGCCGCACAGATGCGCGGCCTGGCGCAGATGGCCGCCGATTGGGGCTCCGGTCGCACCGACATCACGACCCGGGCAAACCTGCAGATCCGCGAGTTCCAGCCGCGCGATATCGTCCGCGTGCTCAATAAGGTGCAGGCGCTTGGGATGAGCTCGCGTGGCTCCGGTGCCGACAACATCCGCAACATCACAGCCTCGCCGATCACCGGGCTCGACCCACACGAATTGCTGGACGCGCGCCCCTATGCAGACGCGCTGGCCCACTACATTCTCAATTCACGCGACCTGTTCGGCCTTCCGCGAAAGTTCAACGTAGCCTTCGACAGCGGCGGAGCGATCAGCGTTGTAGCGGACACGAACGACATCGGCTTCATAGCTGTCCGCATCGCCGAAGGAAGCTCGGCTCCTCCGGGAATCTACTTCCGCATCGTGCTCTGCGGGATCACCGGGCATCGCCAGTTCGCGTCCGACTGTGGGGTTATCCTGCAGCCGCATGAGGCCGTCGCCGTAGCCGCCGCCATGATCCGCGTCTTCGCAGAAAATGGCGACCGCACCGACCGCAAGAAGGCACGGCTGAAGTACCTCGTCGACCGTTGGGGCGTCGACAAGTTCCTCGAAGAGACGGAGAAGCGGCTTGCATTTCCGCTGCTGCGGATTCCGGAGTCCGCCTGCGTGCCGCGTAACCCAATCGATCGGGCCGGGCACATCGGCATCCACCCGCAGGCTCAGGATGGCCTTTCGTACATCGGCGTGTCGGTGCCGGTGGGGCAACTTCCGGTCGCGCAGATGATCGCGGTCGCAGAGATCGCCGAGCGATTCGGCTCCGGCGAACTGCGGCTCACGGTGTGGCAGAATCTCATCATTCCCAACATCCCTGCGGACCGGCTTGAAGAGGCGCAACAGGCACTGCTCGCCGCTGGGCTGAACTTCACGGCGGGGGCTGTTCTTTCGGGAACCGTGGCATGTACGGGCAACAAGGGATGCCGCTTCGCCGCGACCGACACCAAGACACATGCCGTTGCCCTTGCGAAGCATCTTGACGAGCGCTTCTCTCTGACGCAGCCGGTCAACCTTCACGTCACCGGCTGTCCACACTCCTGCGCGCAGCACTACATCGGCGACATCGGCCTGCTCGGCGTCAAGATCGGCGGCGAAGAGGGCTACCAGGTAAGCCTCGGTGGCGGCTCCGATCAGGATCAAGGGCTGGCACGGGAGTTGATCCCAGCGATCCGGTTTACAGAGCTGCCGCCCATCATGGAGCGCTTGTTCACAGCATTCGACCAGCAGCGCACCTCTGCCGATGAGACGTTCCTTGCATTCTCGCGGCGGCACTCCATCGAGGACCTACGTAGCTTCGCGGAGGTCGACAGTCTATGA
- a CDS encoding DmsC/YnfH family molybdoenzyme membrane anchor subunit, with translation MALPLHVRAIDGQSPALVRITEEGLVITSATDQAEVVTATSLLPGRALTEGEQYRFHFDMTKCIGCRSCEVACNEQNGNPADILWRRIGELEGGSYPDTQRHYLSMGCNHCLDADCLRGCPVDAYKKDPVTGIVVHSADACIGCQYCVWNCPYSVPQFNPERGVVGKCDMCKGRLEDSLEPACVNACPEGAIEIEIVNMAAWRDNYSSADSPGMPAASQTISTTRITLPENSGTNLERVDGGQIPLEHAHLSLVVMTTLMQAVAGSLWVLMLWHGLDTIRLTLLLVITSIALTISTLHLGRPAYAWRALKMWRRSWLSREVLLFTLFFGAMSAAALCTAATALHFAVPAMLLTAIDWSAALFGLAGTIASASIYLVQARPSWNMRHTPIDFMLTAVLLGALLAYALQGMSLPAMTPTFLQESPMLFSTAAQAVRLILLSGSAWLVNQIVRVVRLRGSKTFESRASFSLLSSNALRMHSFASCLLIVLSIGFAVAGHSAAALGCGFTGILLARYLFFVSVVPLNMALTFVRTRHA, from the coding sequence TTGGCGTTACCTCTTCACGTACGGGCTATCGATGGTCAGAGTCCGGCGCTCGTGCGCATCACGGAAGAGGGCCTGGTCATCACCAGCGCCACGGATCAGGCGGAGGTCGTCACGGCCACTTCCCTGCTGCCAGGGCGTGCGCTCACGGAGGGCGAGCAGTACCGCTTCCACTTCGATATGACGAAGTGCATTGGCTGTCGCTCCTGCGAGGTCGCCTGCAACGAGCAGAACGGCAATCCCGCCGACATCCTCTGGCGACGCATCGGCGAACTTGAAGGCGGCTCGTATCCGGATACGCAGCGGCACTATCTTTCGATGGGCTGCAATCACTGCCTCGATGCCGACTGCCTCCGCGGCTGCCCCGTTGATGCGTACAAGAAAGATCCCGTCACCGGCATCGTCGTCCACTCTGCCGATGCTTGTATCGGCTGCCAGTATTGTGTCTGGAACTGCCCATACAGCGTCCCACAGTTCAATCCGGAGCGCGGCGTCGTCGGCAAGTGTGACATGTGCAAAGGACGGCTTGAAGACAGCCTCGAACCCGCATGCGTCAACGCCTGCCCCGAGGGTGCAATCGAGATCGAGATCGTCAACATGGCTGCGTGGCGCGACAACTACTCTTCAGCCGACAGCCCCGGCATGCCCGCAGCAAGCCAGACCATCTCGACCACGCGCATCACTCTGCCGGAGAACAGCGGCACCAACCTCGAGCGCGTCGACGGTGGCCAGATCCCGCTCGAACACGCACACCTTTCGCTCGTCGTCATGACCACCCTGATGCAGGCCGTCGCAGGTTCGCTCTGGGTGCTGATGCTGTGGCACGGCCTCGACACCATCCGCCTCACACTGCTTCTGGTCATCACGTCGATCGCGCTGACCATCTCCACACTCCACCTTGGACGACCCGCCTACGCATGGCGCGCCTTGAAGATGTGGCGACGCTCCTGGCTGAGCCGCGAGGTCCTGCTCTTCACGCTGTTCTTCGGCGCGATGTCCGCAGCCGCTCTCTGCACGGCCGCGACTGCCCTACACTTCGCCGTTCCGGCCATGCTGCTCACGGCGATTGACTGGTCGGCAGCTCTCTTTGGATTAGCAGGAACAATCGCTAGCGCCTCGATCTACCTTGTACAGGCACGCCCTTCGTGGAACATGCGCCACACCCCGATCGACTTCATGCTGACAGCCGTTCTGCTTGGAGCACTTCTGGCTTACGCGCTGCAAGGCATGAGTCTCCCCGCGATGACGCCTACGTTCTTGCAGGAGAGTCCAATGCTGTTCAGCACAGCAGCACAAGCAGTGCGGTTGATTCTGCTGTCAGGTTCAGCATGGCTCGTCAATCAGATTGTGCGTGTCGTACGGCTTCGCGGCTCAAAGACCTTTGAGTCACGAGCCTCTTTCTCGCTCCTCTCAAGCAACGCTCTACGGATGCACAGCTTTGCCTCCTGTCTGCTCATCGTGCTCAGCATCGGGTTCGCGGTAGCCGGTCACTCCGCAGCAGCCCTCGGGTGTGGATTCACCGGCATCCTGCTCGCGCGCTATCTTTTCTTTGTCTCTGTGGTGCCGCTCAACATGGCGCTCACCTTTGTACGCACGAGGCACGCATGA
- a CDS encoding alginate export family protein: protein MSYRKSSVCALLTATALSGSAWSQQATPAATGTAPVSISVMDRSRTDAISFYADQPYTTTYPYVEQLLRISVAQKIKHFDWMAEVSEANVFDVPNTSVDPVTARGQLFLGATYYAANSNNTLPVAASFKQGFVRFHGKGADTTLRAGRFEFFDGQETQPKNQTLAWLQTNRVAQRLVGNFGFSNAQRSFDGIDGHYGKGTWDITAMAGRADQGVFNMNANPELNVDLQYLAFTKSELKQHFIWRLFAIDYHDGRTGVVKTDNRALAVRTADHKNIRVGSYGADFLTTIPAGPGSVDVVFWGVLQNGNWGTLNQHSGAVAVEAGYRLNNTATKPWLRGGFFRGTGDHNATDDQHNTFFQVLPTPRAYARFPFFNLMNSSDQFVQIVDNPAKKLEVRSDLHFLQLTSGTDLWYQGGGAYDSKVFGFTGRPGNGHNSFATLYDISSDYQLTPSLAVNMYYAHSFGKSVVASNYPAGHASNFGYLELVYRWGVKQRAPVTKN, encoded by the coding sequence ATGTCTTACCGAAAATCGAGTGTTTGTGCCTTGCTCACTGCCACTGCCTTATCTGGATCAGCGTGGTCGCAACAGGCAACACCAGCAGCCACGGGCACCGCACCGGTCTCCATCTCGGTGATGGATCGCTCGCGCACAGACGCAATCAGCTTCTACGCAGACCAGCCGTACACCACGACTTATCCGTATGTGGAACAATTGCTTCGCATCAGCGTCGCCCAGAAGATCAAGCACTTCGACTGGATGGCTGAGGTTTCCGAAGCCAACGTTTTCGACGTGCCGAACACCTCGGTCGACCCGGTGACTGCGCGTGGCCAGCTCTTTCTCGGCGCCACCTACTACGCGGCGAACAGCAACAATACGCTGCCAGTCGCGGCGTCCTTCAAGCAGGGGTTCGTACGCTTTCATGGGAAGGGGGCGGACACGACGTTGCGTGCAGGCCGGTTTGAATTCTTCGACGGGCAGGAGACCCAGCCCAAGAATCAGACGCTCGCGTGGCTACAGACGAATCGCGTGGCACAGCGACTCGTTGGCAACTTTGGATTTTCGAATGCGCAACGTAGCTTCGATGGCATCGACGGCCATTACGGCAAAGGCACGTGGGACATTACGGCTATGGCCGGCCGTGCGGATCAGGGCGTCTTCAACATGAATGCGAATCCCGAACTCAACGTCGATCTGCAGTATCTCGCGTTCACCAAGTCCGAACTGAAGCAGCACTTCATCTGGCGTCTCTTCGCGATCGACTATCACGACGGGCGTACCGGAGTCGTGAAGACCGACAACCGCGCACTTGCTGTTCGCACAGCCGATCACAAGAACATCCGCGTCGGTTCGTACGGTGCCGACTTCCTCACGACCATCCCTGCTGGTCCGGGCAGCGTGGACGTTGTCTTCTGGGGCGTACTGCAGAATGGTAACTGGGGTACCCTGAATCAGCACTCTGGCGCGGTTGCAGTCGAGGCTGGTTATCGCCTCAACAACACCGCCACCAAGCCGTGGCTGCGCGGAGGCTTCTTCCGGGGTACCGGCGATCACAACGCAACGGACGATCAGCACAATACCTTCTTCCAGGTCCTGCCGACGCCTCGCGCTTATGCCCGCTTTCCCTTCTTCAACCTCATGAACAGCAGCGATCAGTTCGTGCAGATTGTCGACAACCCTGCTAAGAAGCTTGAGGTTCGCTCCGATCTACACTTCCTGCAACTCACCTCGGGTACCGACCTCTGGTACCAGGGCGGTGGTGCATACGATAGCAAGGTATTCGGCTTCACGGGACGTCCGGGTAATGGACACAACAGCTTTGCCACCCTCTACGACATCAGCTCCGACTACCAGCTCACACCGTCACTCGCCGTAAACATGTACTACGCTCATTCATTCGGCAAGTCGGTGGTGGCGTCGAACTATCCTGCGGGACACGCGTCGAACTTTGGCTATCTCGAACTCGTCTATCGCTGGGGCGTCAAGCAGCGTGCTCCAGTTACCAAAAACTGA
- a CDS encoding molybdopterin oxidoreductase family protein: MSLLTKLRKLAGIDTAQAKYAYADDDRYGHISASRVADTWVKTTCGYCSVGCGMLIGVKDGKAVAARGNPEHPVNRGKLCPKGLSEHHILASPGRAKQPMLRKEGKLVPVSWDEALSTMVERIGAIQAEHGLSSLGVIRTGQLLTEECYTLGKLVQLGFRTANNDGNTTLCMASAVSGYKLSFGSDGPPGSYADLEHADVIILVGANIADNHPILCNRLERDKTRTLIVVDPRVTKTAMMADIHLAIKPRGDIALINGIAHILIRDGLIDHNYIQQHTTGFEEFASFVTDFTPEHVSTVTGLRIEQIEKVARLYGNAKAGFIGWTMGVNHSTQGAVTVAAINNLALITGNIGRVGASPFSITGQCNAMGTRETGFTSSLPGYRKYDNAADREELAALWNIDVDTIPQARGMAYPDIIEGAVSGKIKALWFIATNPVVSFPNFLLLEQALRSVKFVVVQDGFFPTPTSDYADLVLPAAIWGEKEGTYTNSERRISKVNPIVAPPGEARSDFDIFLDIAERLGVRNKLYPGWTSTHDAYREWQRISAGRMCDYSQFTWADLEAKGGMQWGGDRLYQDGIFPTEDGRAKLLKVPCEPFSEQPNAEYDFILNTGRTVEHWHTRTKTAQVEMLNRMVPNAWLEMNPVDATRLKLSPHDRVTVVSRRSKVTHLELRITAIVAPGQVFMPFHFAESNSNLVTLGAFDPISREPNFKQCAVRVERSTAK; this comes from the coding sequence ATGAGCCTTCTCACCAAACTGCGTAAGCTCGCCGGCATCGACACCGCACAGGCGAAGTACGCCTATGCGGACGACGATCGCTATGGCCACATCTCTGCATCGCGCGTAGCCGATACCTGGGTGAAGACGACCTGCGGCTACTGCTCCGTTGGCTGCGGCATGTTGATCGGCGTGAAGGATGGCAAGGCTGTCGCCGCGCGCGGTAACCCGGAGCATCCTGTCAATCGCGGCAAGCTCTGTCCGAAGGGCCTGAGCGAACACCACATCCTCGCCTCACCCGGCAGAGCGAAGCAGCCAATGCTGCGCAAGGAGGGCAAGCTCGTCCCCGTCTCCTGGGACGAAGCGCTGAGCACCATGGTTGAGCGCATCGGCGCAATCCAGGCAGAGCACGGACTCTCCTCGCTCGGCGTCATCCGCACCGGCCAGTTGCTGACGGAGGAGTGCTACACCCTCGGCAAGCTGGTCCAGCTAGGCTTCCGCACTGCGAACAATGATGGCAACACCACGCTCTGCATGGCCAGTGCCGTCTCCGGGTATAAGCTCTCCTTCGGCAGCGACGGACCACCCGGCAGCTACGCCGATCTCGAGCACGCCGACGTGATCATCCTCGTCGGCGCGAACATCGCCGATAACCATCCCATCCTCTGCAATCGCCTTGAGCGCGACAAGACTCGCACGCTTATCGTCGTCGATCCCCGCGTCACCAAAACTGCCATGATGGCCGACATCCACCTCGCCATCAAGCCGCGTGGCGACATCGCGCTCATCAACGGCATCGCGCACATCCTCATTCGCGACGGCCTTATCGACCACAACTACATCCAGCAGCACACCACTGGATTCGAAGAGTTTGCAAGCTTCGTCACCGACTTCACACCCGAGCACGTCTCGACCGTTACCGGCCTGCGCATCGAGCAGATCGAAAAGGTCGCCCGACTATACGGCAACGCAAAGGCTGGATTTATCGGCTGGACCATGGGCGTCAACCACTCCACGCAGGGCGCAGTCACCGTCGCCGCCATCAACAACCTTGCGTTGATCACCGGGAACATCGGCCGCGTCGGTGCGTCGCCCTTCTCGATCACCGGCCAGTGCAACGCCATGGGCACACGCGAGACCGGCTTCACCTCGTCGCTGCCCGGCTACCGCAAGTACGACAACGCCGCCGACCGCGAAGAATTGGCAGCGCTTTGGAACATCGATGTCGACACGATCCCACAGGCTCGCGGCATGGCCTACCCCGACATTATCGAGGGCGCGGTCTCCGGCAAGATCAAGGCGCTCTGGTTCATCGCCACCAATCCCGTCGTCTCCTTCCCGAACTTTCTCTTGCTGGAGCAGGCGCTGCGCAGCGTGAAGTTCGTCGTCGTTCAAGACGGCTTCTTTCCTACGCCGACAAGCGACTACGCCGACCTCGTTCTACCCGCCGCCATCTGGGGCGAAAAGGAGGGGACCTACACCAACTCCGAGCGACGCATTAGCAAGGTCAATCCCATCGTCGCCCCGCCCGGCGAGGCTCGATCCGACTTCGACATTTTCCTTGATATCGCCGAGCGGCTGGGTGTGCGCAACAAGCTCTACCCGGGATGGACTTCAACACACGATGCCTATCGCGAGTGGCAGCGGATCTCCGCCGGCCGCATGTGCGACTACAGCCAGTTCACCTGGGCCGACCTCGAAGCGAAGGGTGGCATGCAGTGGGGCGGCGATCGGCTCTACCAGGACGGCATCTTTCCCACGGAAGATGGCCGTGCCAAACTCCTCAAGGTTCCGTGCGAGCCCTTCTCAGAGCAGCCGAACGCTGAGTACGACTTCATCCTCAACACCGGCCGCACCGTCGAGCACTGGCACACGCGTACCAAGACTGCACAGGTCGAGATGCTCAACCGCATGGTGCCGAACGCGTGGCTGGAGATGAATCCCGTCGACGCAACACGCCTGAAGCTGAGCCCCCACGACCGCGTCACCGTTGTCTCGCGGCGAAGCAAAGTCACCCACCTTGAACTGCGGATCACCGCAATCGTCGCACCGGGCCAGGTCTTCATGCCATTCCACTTCGCCGAGTCGAATTCGAATCTCGTCACCCTCGGCGCTTTCGACCCCATCTCCCGCGAGCCCAACTTCAAGCAATGCGCAGTTCGCGTCGAACGCAGCACCGCGAAGTAA